The following are from one region of the bacterium genome:
- a CDS encoding tetratricopeptide repeat protein translates to MSRRFGNSSQLQIKIAESKAELRWTLPALNAEAESLHREAMVFAKQRDFGKAIARWTQALAKNPSDPDYYFNLGIACFANKNYKEAVENFRQAVTLCPIYHRAHLILGTILLKMRKFAEAEGHLKESIFFDPRNALAHLNLGAVYSILKKYKEGIASFQRAIELSPNEIRAYFGLAKIYAILGDTENANLNYRKVIELDPKHALAAHAKRSIISAAPTVETADLESLYAEGYKAFLYSDFKGAARMYQKYLEKKPDDDQVWAALGVALQRAGSPDRAVKAFAQASKLNSAKGLYFKQLAIACDLIDRPAEAVKAFEQASELGKGDSVMLAVWGKNLIKLNRLTESIPQLERGVKLNRSNLLAHYYLAMALIKMNEVERAISHLEAILGAKVNTPLKEQAQELLRKVA, encoded by the coding sequence TTGAGTCGACGCTTCGGTAACAGCAGCCAGTTGCAGATCAAAATCGCCGAGAGCAAGGCCGAGTTGCGCTGGACCCTGCCCGCGCTCAATGCTGAAGCCGAAAGTCTGCATCGCGAGGCCATGGTGTTCGCCAAGCAGCGCGATTTCGGCAAGGCCATTGCCCGCTGGACGCAGGCACTGGCGAAGAATCCTTCTGATCCCGATTACTATTTCAACCTCGGCATCGCCTGCTTCGCCAACAAGAACTACAAGGAGGCGGTCGAGAATTTTCGCCAGGCGGTCACGCTTTGCCCGATCTACCATCGCGCGCATTTGATCCTCGGCACGATTCTCCTCAAGATGCGCAAGTTCGCGGAGGCCGAAGGCCATCTGAAAGAGAGCATCTTCTTCGATCCGCGCAACGCGCTCGCCCATCTCAATCTCGGCGCGGTCTACAGCATTCTCAAGAAATACAAAGAAGGGATCGCCAGTTTCCAGCGCGCCATCGAGCTCTCGCCCAACGAGATTCGCGCTTACTTCGGCCTGGCCAAGATCTATGCGATTCTCGGCGACACCGAGAACGCCAATCTGAACTATCGCAAAGTCATCGAGCTGGATCCCAAGCACGCGCTCGCGGCGCACGCCAAGCGCAGCATCATCTCCGCGGCGCCCACCGTGGAAACCGCTGATCTGGAGAGCCTGTACGCCGAGGGCTACAAAGCCTTTTTGTATTCGGATTTCAAAGGCGCGGCCCGCATGTACCAAAAGTACCTCGAGAAAAAACCGGATGACGATCAGGTGTGGGCGGCTCTGGGCGTGGCGCTGCAACGCGCCGGCTCGCCGGACCGTGCGGTCAAGGCCTTTGCGCAGGCCAGCAAGCTCAATTCTGCGAAAGGGCTTTATTTCAAGCAACTGGCGATCGCCTGCGATCTCATCGATCGGCCGGCCGAGGCGGTGAAAGCTTTCGAACAGGCGAGCGAACTCGGCAAGGGGGATTCGGTGATGCTGGCGGTGTGGGGGAAAAATCTCATCAAGCTGAACCGGCTGACGGAATCCATTCCGCAGCTCGAGCGTGGGGTGAAATTGAACCGCTCCAATCTGCTGGCACACTACTATCTCGCCATGGCGCTCATCAAGATGAATGAGGTGGAACGCGCCATCTCCCACCTGGAAGCGATTCTGGGCGCCAAAGTCAACACCCCCTTGAAAGAGCAGGCCCAGGAACTGTTGCGCAAAGTGGCCTAA